A genomic stretch from Kogia breviceps isolate mKogBre1 chromosome 1, mKogBre1 haplotype 1, whole genome shotgun sequence includes:
- the TSHB gene encoding thyrotropin subunit beta encodes MTAIFLMSMLFGLACGQAMAFCIPTEYMMHVERKECAYCLTINTTICAGYCMTRDFNGKLFLPKYALSQDVCTYRDFMYKTVEIPGCPRHVTPYFSYPVAISCKCGKCNTDYSDCIHEAIKTNYCTKPQKSYVVGFSI; translated from the exons ATGACTGCTATCTTCCTGATGTCCATGCTTTTTGGCCTTGCATGTGGGCAAGCAATGGCTTTTTGTATTCCAACTGAGTATATGATGCATGTCGAAAGGAAAGAGTGTGCTTACTGCCTAACCATCAACACCACCATCTGTGCTGGATATTGTATGACACGG GACTTCAATGGCAAGCTGTTTCTTCCCAAATATGCTCTGTCCCAGGATGTTTGTACATATAGAGACTTCATGTACAAGACTGTAGAAATACCAGGATGCCCACGCCATGTTACTCCTTATTTCTCCTACCCTGTAGCTATAAGTTGTAAGTGTGGCAAGTGTAACACTGACTATAGTGATTGTATACATGAGGCCATCAAAACAAATTACTGTACCAAACCTCAGAAGTCCTATGTGGTGGGATTTTCTATCTAA